The genomic segment AATCAAGCAGCGATTACAGGGGAATCCATCCCTGTCCAAAAAAAATCTGGTGATAATGTATTCGCGGGCACGCTTAATGAAGAGGGTGCACTTGAAGTAACGGTTACAAAGCTTGTCGGCGATACAACAATTGCGAAGATCATCCATCTCGTAGAAGATGCGCAAGCAGAAAAAGCACCATCTCAAAAGTTCGTTGATAAATTCGCGAAATACTACACACCTGCAATCATCGTGATTGCAATTCTTGTGGCCATAATACCACCATTACTTGGTGGCGATTGGAACGCGTGGATCTACCAAGGTCTTGCTGTACTCGTCGTCGGCTGTCCGTGTGCACTTGTTGTCTCTACACCAGTTGCGATTGTCACAGCGATTGGTAACGCGGCACGTCAAGGCGTGCTGATTAAAGGCGGTATCCACCTCGAAGAAACAGGAAGACTTGACGTTATTGCGTTCGATAAAACCGGAACGTTAACGAAAGGGTATCCGGAAGTAACGGATTTCATCGTAGGTAAAGAAATCGCTCAAGAGCAATTATTAAGTGCAATCGCAGCAGTCGAGTCAATGTCACAGCATCCGCTTGCAAAAGCGGTTGTCGATTACGCGCATCATCATGGTGCACAGAAAGTCGTTGTGTCGAATTTTCAATCGGTTACCGGAAAGGGCGCTTATGCTGAAATTGATGGCATGACGACTTATATTGGCAGCCTGAGCTGGGCACAAGAACTATCTTCATTGTCAGAAGAAATATTACAGCAAGCGGCATCCCTTCAACGAGAAGGAAAGTCTGTCATGGCGATTGTCACGGGTACTGATTTTAGTGGACTGCTAGCCGTGGCGGATCCCATACGTGCGGAAAGTCGTGACGTCCTTGAACAACTGAAAAGTATAGGTATCCGTCATACAGTCATGCTGACAGGCGATCACCAAGTAACGGCAGATGCAATTGCTACTGAGCTCGGTGTTACGGATGTACGCGCCGGACTAATGCCGGAAGACAAATTAACAGCGATTAAACAATTGAGTGACGAATATGGCCGTGTTGCCATGGTTGGTGATGGCATCAATGACGCGCCTGCCTTAGCTGCAGCTTCAGTTGGTATAGCAATGGGTGGAGCGGGAACGGACGCTGCATTGGAAACAGCAGATATTGCACTAATGGCAGATGATTTAGGGAAATTACCTTATACAATGAAATTAAGCCGAAAAACATTGCGAATCATCAAAGAAAACATTATGTTTGCATTAGGCTTAAAAATTATAGCATTGCTTCTTATCATTCCCGGTTGGCTGACATTATGGATTGCCATCTTCGCGGATATGGGTGCCACGCTACTCGTTGTGCTGAACTCGTTGCGGTTGCTACGCGTTCATAAGTAAGTAGTTTCTATACGGAGGCGAATTCTAATGTATTTACAAGAGTGGACAATGGAAGAGCAGGAGCAACTTATTCATTTCATGACAACTAATACGTGGCCTTACCACGGTAACTCTGATCCGGGACGTCATTTGATTGAAAAAACAATCGAAGAGGGCGGCTATGAGTCGGATGAAGTGAAAACGTTTTGGGTGGAAAATGACGCCGGAGAAAAAGTAGGAATCGTAAAAATTTACGACTTGCAAGATGAAATTCCGTTGTTCGATTTACGTATTGCAGATATGTCGAGGGGATATGGCTACGGCCCGAAGGCTCTTCGACTTGTCGCGGAATATGTATTCGGATTGCCAGGCAAGAAAATTCGTCTCGAAGGTCATACGAGACAAGATAATCTTGCGATGCGAAAAACGTTCGAACGTGCAGGCTTTGTCAAGGAAGCACATCTTCGGAAAGCTTGGTTTTCGCCTAAAGAACATTCCTATTATGATGCAGTGACCTATGGTATTACGCGGGAAGATTTCATGGCGGGAACGACAACGCCTGTGATTTGGGAAGACGGAGAGAAGTCACGAGGTTCTGCGGCATCCCCTCGTATCCCGGATTTCGCGGAGTCATTCGAATCAGAACGGCTTGTCATTCGGGCTCCTGAACTTGGCGATGCAACAGATGCTTGGAATGCGATTAGGGCTTCATTACCTGCGCTTCGTAAGTGGATGCCATGGGCGCAACCGGAACCGGAGCTGCATATGACAGAAGAAAGCTTGCGAAAAGCAGTTGCAAATTTCATCACAAGACAAGACCTGCGCTTCCATGTTTACCATAAAGAAACCGGGAAGTTTGTCGGTTCATCGGGACTACATCGAATCGATTGGTCGATTCCGAAATTCGAGATTGGCTACTGGCTAGCTACAGAATTTGAAGGCCAGGGCTATATGACCGAAGCCGTTAAACATATTGAAAAATTTGCCTTCGAAAAGCTTGGAGCGCGCAGAGTGGAAATTCGTTGTGATGAAGAAAACATGAAAAGTCGTAGCGTCGCAGAACGTGCAGGGTTCACCCTCGAAGGAATTTTGAAACAAGATTCCTTATCCCCCGATGGTAATGTTTTACGAAATACATGCATCTATGCGAAAATAGACTAAAGAAAAGCGGAAGCGGCCCGTATAGACGCGACAGGCATAAGACGGACCGGCGACGCGGTGCTCTTCCCGCACAGCTGGTCTGGCTTATGACCCGAGCGTCTGGCCGCTGTAGCTAGACAATATAAGGAATGCAGCTTAAGTGCGCGACGTCCTGTCGCAACAGCTGCATGACCTACTTCGTGTAGGCCTAAGCTCCAGGCGCCGTCTAGCTCCGAAAAGCGCTGGAGGTCTTTCAGAAAAAGGCGTACTTTGCCTTTATCTGAAAGAATGAAGCGACTCGAGGGGCTGGCGCCTGTAGCTAGACAAGAAAAGCGGAAGCGGCCCGCATAGACGCGACAGGCATAAGACGGACCGGCGACGCGGTGTTCTTTACCCGGGAAGGATGCAGTTCAATCCTTCCTAGCTGGTCTGGCTTATGACCCGAGCGTCTGGCCGCTGAAGCTAGACACTAAAAAAGGGATGCCGACTAATGTCGACATCCCTTTCGTTACACGCTTCGTTTTCCGGAAATAAGATTGAAAATAAATGCAATAACCGCGATGACTAGAAGAATGTGAATTAGTCCTCCGCCAATCTTGAATACGAGACCTAACAACCAAAACACGAATAATGCTACAATGAGTAACCATATAATTCGACCCATGTGAATTCCCCCTTTACTGATGTATTCTATCTTTACCCCCGCCAATTAAAAGTTAAACTAGGGACGTTTGAAAAGTAGTGATTGGGAATGAGACTGGGTATACATACTGGAGGCGGTACAGTTGGCAACACCAGGTATGGAAGATTATCTTGAACAGATTTATTTGCATATCGAAGCGAAAGGCGTTGCACGTGTATCGGATGTAGCTGAATCCTTGGCGGTTCTCCCTTCATCCGTTACAAAAATGGCTCAGCGTCTCGACAAGGAAGGCTATATTGTTTATGAACGCTACAAAGGTCTCGAATTGACAGGAAAAGGGTTTTCGTTCGGAAAAAAACTTGTTCGACGTCATGATCTCCTTGAACAGTTTCTTCGCATTATTGGAGTCGATGAAGAAAATATTTATGGGGACGTGGAAGGAATTGAACATCACCTAAGCTGGAATGCGATGGATCGAATAACTGATCTGGTCGAAGCGATGGGACAAGACGAAGAATTTGTTAGAAAATTACGTGTAATGGATCAGGAGAAAGAGGTAGATAAATAATGGAACAACTAAAATCAGGTTATGCGGTGGAGTTAGAAGTGTTGGAGCAAGACGGTTCAAGATGGATATTGGGTGGCGATAGCGAACAAGAACATATTATGTTGAATGCATCTGATGCAGACGAAAACATTCAAGAAGGAGATAAAGTAAAAGTTTTCCTTTACATGAATAGACGCGGAGAGCTTTCTGCGACGATGCAGATTCCACACATGACAGCTGAGACATTTGGCTGGGCACGTGTAATACGTGTGGATGACCATGAAGGTGTTTATGTTGATATCGGTTCTTCAATCGAAGTGCTTGTGAATAAAAATGATATGCCTAAAGTGCGGGCTCTATGGCCGAAGGTAGACGATGCATTGTATATGACGCTTCGAATGGATTTGGGCGGTACTATTTTCGGCCGACTTGCTACAGAAGAACGCGTATTAGAACAAATCATTGAAGCGCCTACTTCCGTCTTTAACATGGACTTGAAGGCAAGAGCGTATCGCTTGTTACCAGTTGGTTCGTTTATGCTTAGCATTCCTGAAAATTACCGTATTTTCATCCACAATACAGAACAGGAACGTGAACCTCGTCTCGGCCAAGAAATGACTGTCCGTATTATTGGTGTCCGTGAAGATGGAACAGTGAACGGATCGATGTTGCCTCGTAAAGAGGAGCGTCAGGGAGACGATGCTGAAAAAATCCTTCGTTATTTGAATGAAGCTAAGGGACGTATGCCCTTCACGGATAAATCAACACCTGACGAGATAAAAGAAATGTTCAATATGAGTAAAGCATCATTCAAACGTGCACTTGGTAAACTCATGAAAGAAGGCAGAATTGAACAGAATGATGGATGGACATTGTTGAAATAATACCGAAGTTCGGGAACCTTTATCAACCGGGAATCGTATTAATTCCTAGAAAGAGGGGGAATCAACATGAAACGTCTACTGACAATAATGATGGCGGCTGTACTGGTAATCGGAATCACGGTTCCGGCGACCGTACATGCAGAAGATACAGTCATCAATGAAAAACTAGGTGTACCAATCGTTGTTTACGGTGCAGATTTATCAGACGCAGAAAAAGAAAGTGTGAAGAATAGTTTGGGCGTTGCACAAGAAGCGGAAGTGGAAGAAATATCCGTTGATGGCAGTGACCTTGTGAAATATATTAAAGATGGCAATGGCAAGGCACGTATGTATTCTTCAGCTAAAATCACGAGGCAGGAAGAAGGCAAAGGGCTTGTCATCACGATTGTTACACAGGATAATATTACACAGGTGACACCAGAAATCTATGCAACGGCAATGTTAACGGCCGGAATCGAAGACGCAATTGTCGAGGTAGCCTCACCGAAAAAAGTGACGGGCCATTCCGCGTTAGTTGGAATATACAAAGCCTATGAAGTGACTGGTGAGAAACTTGATACAGAGCGGACTGATGTCGCAAATGATGAATTGAATCTTGCGACGAAGTTTGCGAAAGAACCCGGTGTCGATAGTGACAAAGTAGCCGAGCTTCTAACGGAAATTAAAAAGCAAATCGCAGAGAAAAATCCGGCGACAAAAGAAGAGGTTGAGAAAATTGTCACAGAGCAAATGAAAAAGCTTAATATTAATTTAAGTGATGCGGATCGGCAATTGCTCATAGACTTAATGGACAGAATTAGAAATTTAGATATCGATTTCAATAAATTATCTGAGCAATTATCGGATATGACATCGAAAATAAAAGAAACACTCGGTGATATTGATCCTGGCTTTTGGGAAAGTGTGAAGGAGTTCTTTGCGAACCTTTTCGAATCCGTTCAGTCTTGGTTTAAGTAATCGGGAAGTAAAATGTTGTATTATGAAGGAGAATTTATTGAAAAGGGGTAGTTTAGATGGAATTCGAATTTGTTGAATTGGGCGGGGATGCATTCGCGTTCCGTTATGAACAAAATGGAGCGATGCTTGCAGAAATTACATGGACAATTCTTGGGGATGTGATGGTGATGGATCATACATTCGTTTCACCTGAACTCCGAGGACAAGGCGTTGCAAAAAAAATACTGGACCGTGCAGCGAGTTATGCGCGTGAACAAGAGTTAAAAATGGAGCCTGTCTGCTCGTATGTTGTAACAGCTTTTGAACGCTACAAAGATTATGATGATGTAAAAGTGTGAAAAATAATAAAAGGCAATCCATTTAGTTATAAAACTAAGGATTGCCTTTTATATTTCACGCGGTAAAATTCGATTCATTCAAATCCCTCACAATAAAGTAATTAAGTACACTATACTAGTTAATACAGTAGCGCCGGCGACAGTATACATCATGTCGGCTTGACTGAAAATCAGTTTCTTCTCCATTTGTATCGTCCCCTTTCCTAATTTGAGCTATGATGCCTGCATATATACAGAATACCCGTTCACTATTTAATGAAACATCTTTGTCATGTTATTGTTTGAAAAAGTGAAACCTATCCTTCAGTTGAACGTATAATCATATATAGAGATTAAGAGAGAGGTGTATTTCATGAGCCGTACAGCGGAAAAAGTATTATCGATTTTAAGTGTCGTCTTGACGGCAATAGGTGTTTTTGTCAGTTTCGCAGCCCTGGCTTTATTTAACTATTTGAAATCGGACACGTTGATTAAAGAAGAGTTCGAAGCTGAAATACTGTTGGCAGATCCGACATTAACGCCTGATCAAATCGAAATTATCTATGGAGTATTTGGAATCGTAGGTGGGTTTATGTGGTTAATTATCATCAGCTTAATTGTCAGCTTGATTTTGACGGTAATTGGAATCGTGAACATTTGGAACAATAAAAATCCTAAGCTTGCCGGGATCATGTTCATTATCGCCGGTTTGACTGCTGGGATTATTTCGTTGACTTCGATTCTTCTGTACATTGCTGGGATCCTTTGTTTTACCAAGAAACCACCACTAACACAGGAGTCGCAGGTCGTGGATGATAAGTATGATGGAACAATGAGACCTTTATAATAATGTAAAAAAACCCTTTCCTCCAATTGGAGGAAAGGGTTTTTGGTTTTTTAGTACAAGGCAAGTGCTGGGGAATGAATACAAAATACATATTGGGCTGTTACTACAGGGTAACCCTCGAAATATTCTTCAAAGACATCAAGTAACTCAAAGCCTTGTTTCTCATAAAAGGCTCGTCCAACCGTATTGCGTTCGTCTACATAAACAAATAATTTCTGTGCGTCTGAAAGTAACGACAGAGAGTATTCAACTAACTTTTTACCATAGCCCATTTTCTGATGCGATGGTAAAATATACATAGCAGTCAATTCAGAATCGCCATCTTCATCTTTTTTCGTGAAACTGGAAAAACCGATAGGAATACCTTCACATTCGGCTACTAGCACATACGTTTTCTCCATGCGCTTCAATAGCATCGCTTCTGAGTAGGAGCGATTGATAAATTTCTTTTGGATTTCTGCTGGAATAATATCTTTATAGGTTTCGTTCCAAGTCTTAAAAACAATCTGTTGAACGTGCATACTATCCATGGCAGTCATTAGTCGGATCATTGCACTGTCACCTCTGCATTTCTTTTTGTAATCATAACAAATAACTTGGATGAAAACTACCAATGTAATGAAAATGATATATATGGGAGAGATGCTGGATGAAGTGGACTTATAACGAATTTGGGGAATTAAGCGGTCATGAAGTATATGAAATGTTGAAGTTACGTGTTGATGTATTCATCGTGGAGCAAAATTGCGCGTATCATGAAGTTGATGGTCATGATTACGATGCAATTCATATATTCTGTAGCGATGAGGAAGGACTAGCCGCTTATGCACGGCTACTTCCGGCTAGTGTGAAGTATATGGAGCCATCTATTGGTCGGGTCATCATCAGAGAGGACAAAAGGGGCACAGGGCTTGCACATATTCTTATGGAACGAAGCGTTGACTTTACGAAGAATCGTTGGAAACCTGAAAAAATTCGATTGCAGGCCCAGCATCATCTTGTTGGATTTTATGAGAAGCATGGATTTAATGCAATTTCGGAGCCTTATGAAGATGGTGGAATTCCGCATGTGGATATGATTTTATCGATCGTATGAAAATGAAAGTTTCTAAACTGGCAGATGAGGGTATACTATCTGTATAATACATTTTTCATTAAATCTGGGAGGAATGATTTTAATGGGTCGTAAACGAAATAATAATTTATTACTTGCAACGATGGCGGCGGGGGCTTATGCCTACTTTAGTAAAAAAGAAAATAGGGATAAGGCACAAGTGGCTTTTAGTAATATGAAAACAAAAGTTGATTCATTCATCGAATCACAAAAATTGAACAGATCTCCCGAAACTAAAGTCGGTCATTCGGATCCATATGATCTTCAAGATAACAAAATGGTAAGTGAAGGTGCTCAAACAAGCGTCCATTATTATAACCAAGAAATTGAAGATGATGTGAAGATGACTCCTGAAACAGATGGACTCTACCATAAAAAAGAACAAAACGAATCAGGCGCGGAACAATCCATCAAATAAAAATGTAGTACGATACCAAAAACACTTCCTACATGGAAGTGTTTTTTTTATTAAATTATGTTAGGGATTCTTGCATTTTGGTATTGAGGGAAGAATGAAAAATATATACGACAGGCAACAACCCAGAAGCTCCTCCAGGATTCTACTCGTGAAGACGGAACAGAATGAAATTTATGAAGTACATACGAAAATTTTGTGCTCTGGAAGAATCTCAATACTACCTATGTTTTCCTGAAAATAAAATTCCTGATATATCTGAACGATTCTATTTTGTAATCAAAGTTATTTCACACGCATAGATAAAAAATAAACCGGTCAAACACCTAGGCAATTCCGAAGAGATCTGACAGGAGATTATTTTCGTTACTCCATTACTGGGGAAGAAAAAATTTTCCGAACGGTCAATCGTTGTAATTTGAGGACTAGGTAAGGTATACTTTTTAATAGTTTGAAATAGTGAAGGTGAATCTAATGAAGAAGAAAATTGGATTAGTTACGATGTTAATGACCACTGCCGTTTTTCTAAGCGGTTGTGCAGGCATCGAGAACAAAGAAGGTACATTTTATAATCTTTTCGTTAAGCCGATGGATTGGTTACTGCATTTTTTCAGTGATTTCTTCAATGGGAATTACGGCCTGTCGATTATACTCATTACGGTATTAATCCGGTTGGTCCTAATGCCGCTTATGCTGAAAAACTATAAGTCGCAACAGAATATGAAAGTTAAAATGGATGCGCTCCGCCCTGAGATGGAAGACATTCAAAAGCGTTTGAAAGAAGCAAAAGAAAAAGAACAAAAAGATGAGCAAGTGAAGCTTCAGCAAGAAATGATGGGACTTTATTCGAAGCATGGTGTCAATCCACTTAATATGGGTTGTCTTCCGTTAGTCATCCAGATGCCAATCATCATGGGTCTCTACTTTGCTATCCTCAATTCTACTGAAGTACAAACACATGAGTTTCTTTGGTTTAATCTCGGAGAGCCGGATATGATTATGATGGTTCTTGCTGGTGCAGTTTACTTCGTCCAAGCACGTGTATCACTATGGACAATGCCGGAGCAGCAGAAGAAACAGATGAAAGCATTTATTTACTTATCGCCAGTTATGATTATGTTCATTTCATTCAAGGCGATGGCAGCACTACCCCTTTACTGGGCAGTTGGGGGACTTCTCCTTATCTTCCAAACGTACTTAGGCCGCAAGTTCTATTACAAGCATCCTGAACTGGTTGTAGAAGATGCTGAAGAGGTTATAAATGCTGAAGAAGTAAAAGAAGTAAAAGAAGTAAAAGAAGTAAAAGAAGTAAAAGAAGTAAAAGAAGTAAAAGAAGTAAAAGAAGTAAAAGAAGTAAAAAAGATAGACACTAAAGACGATAAATGAAAGTAGGCTGGAGAGAAATCTTCGGCCTTTTTTCTGGTCAGATTACAGGAATCAGATAATGGTCAACATATGTAGATTACAAGGCATAGGAGGTTATCGATGTGCAGACTAAATGGTTATTTGGAATCGGGATTGTAGCAGCCGCATTAGCTTCGGTCTATTTCATCATCAAGCTCGACTTGAACAACGCTGTTTTGTCGATGGTGGCTCTGTTTTCATTGACGAATGGGGCTCGGGCAAAATCATTTCGTGAGCAGGGGATGGTACGCGAGTCGAAATGGATGTTATGGATGTCTATTTTTTTCGGAGGCGCTTTTGTAGTGTTGCTCATATTTAATATTGTTAGGTAAGTTGAACATATGATTAACTATATATGTTGAATGAGTGATTCTATATAATCTCCAGCGAAGGCGTCCCCTAGCGTTGTTGGTAGGATTCTTTATTTCAACACATATAGGTAAAGAAAAGACGCTTACCGGGAACTGAAATTTCCGGTAAGCGTCTATTCTATTAATAGGCATATTTCTTTCTAGTCATCAGCACGATGATGATAGCTGGAATAGAACAAATAATCATACCGAGAAATGCGAGTCGTGGTGAAACGTCATATAAGTAACCACCTAAAAATGTCAGGATTGCGGTGCTCAGGCTCATCGCGAATGCTGCATACATTCCTTGTGCTGTAGCAAGTTGATCATGGGGCAGTTTTTGAGAAATGAATTTTATGAACGCAAAATGGGCTACACCAAACGACAAGGCATGGAGTATTTGAGTACCGATGAAAACAGATATGTATGGAAACAAAGCAATTAGTATCCATCTTACCGTGGATCCGATTCCTGCTATGAGAAACATCGTGGAGACTTTAAGGTTTGCAAGCAATCGATCAGCACGTGTAAAAAACAATATTTCAAATAACACTGCTATATTCAAGATAATCCCGATATAAAGACCATTAACACCAAGATTATCTAAGAAAATGAATCCGAAGTTATAATAGGACGCATGCGCCCCTTGTAAAAGGATGGCGAGTAGCAAGATGATTGCAAATTCTTTGGACGTCAAGAGCGATTTGAAATTGATGGCTTGTTTAGTAGTGTCATCATGAACTGGATTTAATTGTAAAGCTTTTGGTGCTGGTCGCATGAAAAATAATGTTAAGATAGTTAACCCAACAATCATTATGTAAAGGATTGCTTGCTCAGTCCAAATAGCTGTAGCTGCTCCGATTAATAACAAAGCAATAGTGTAGCCAATTGATCCGAACGATCGGCTCTTTCCGTAATGAATTCCTTCTATCTGCATTAAAATAGACGCGCCGCTTTCGACGGCAGGCAATATCATCGGATAGATTGCACTGAATAGAACGGTAATAATAAGAAGTACGATGAAAGGTGAGTCTGGTAAATAGAGGAGCGTTAAAATAAGTGCTGTAAGTGAAATCCATTTCATCACACGGATCATGGATATTTTTCGAGTCAGATACGGGAAGATAAGGAATGTGGATAACGATCGTGCAATCATTCCAGCACCCATAATAAAACTTGCTGCTGTTACGGATAAACCTTTTTCAATTGTTAGCCAGCCAGTCCAATAGGGAAGAAATACGCCCCAAGTAAAGAAAAAAGCGAAAAAACTCATCGAAAGCCATCTTTGGTTCTTCATCCTATCGCTCCCTTGCAAACTATTCAATAATCGTGAAATTAAATGATAGCATACGCAGACCACAAAGAAAAATGATGGTAGACTATACATATATATTGAGAAGGTAGGCTTATTGATGAAACGAAAAAACAACTATACCAATAAGAAAAAAAAGGGTAAAGCTTTAACAATCACTTTAATTATTTCCGGCTTCATTATGACAGGACTCCTAATTGGACTTGGAATGAATGACTGGGATGTAGAAAAAAGTATTAAAAAAGGGCAGGAAGTCATTGGTATGTCTGTTGCAAATGGGGATGAGGACGCAGCCCACGAAACAGAACCAACCGAACTCCCTGACCTTGTAGAGCAACCCGATGCTGATGAAACGAAAGAAGAGGACGAACCCGGGAAAGTGCAGGAGGTTACGCCTGAATCTCCATCCAAACCAACAAAAAACAACGGTGCAGGATCTGGTACTGAAGTGAAGCCGAATTCAGCGATTGACAACGGAGGATATATCGAAGGTCAGACGCTTCCTAAAGAACCGAAGTTTGTAAAAGGGATTTTACTCGCCAATAAAAAGTATCCTCTTCCGGCAACATACGCACCTGGAGAAGACAAAAAAGCGCGTGGCGCATTTGAAAGAATGGCGGCAGAAGCGAAACTTACAGGTTTTAATCTCAATGCATTCAGCACCTATCGCTCGTTTGAATACCAGACGACACTTTACGAGAGATATGTTGCTCGTGATGGTGAGAAAGCGGCTGATACCTATAGTGCACGCCCGGGTTATTCGGAACATCAAACAGGGCTGGCATTCGATATTGGTGAAGTGAATTTCGAACAGCACTTTGCTTCATCATCATTTGGGGAAACGGAAGCAGGAAAATGGGTGGCAGCAAACGCTCACCGATTCGGCTTCGTTATGCGCTATCCAGTGGGGAAAGAACAGATTACAGGATATATGCATGAATCTTGGCATTTCCGTTATGTTGGTCTTGAAATTGCGGACGAAATTTTCAAGAAAAATCTTACGTTAGAAGAATATTTAGGGGTCCAATAAACACATAAGTGACTCATATTTTCATAGAACAAAAGGGACGTACCGTTTTAGCGGTGCGTCCCTTTTGTTCTATGAAAAGAAAGTATTTAGGTCGGTATTTAGACTCCAGACATCTTGCGCTTTTCTTAGTGTCTAGCTTCAGGCGCCAGCCGCTCGACTTATGCCTGTCGCGTCTAGCGGGCGTATTAAGCCTTTCTTATATCATAAAATTGGTGAAAGTAGTCTTGAAACTGATTCTTTTAATTTAATGAGACGAGAACGTTCCAAATACATTTCATAGGTTAATTCAGTCGATAATTGCATATCCTGTTCGAAAAGCTCAGCTAATTCATGTGATTTTTCACGATCATAAATGAAGGCGTTGACTTCAAAATTCAATTTGAAGCTGCGGACATCGATATTGGCAGTTCCG from the Sporosarcina psychrophila genome contains:
- a CDS encoding MFS transporter, translating into MKNQRWLSMSFFAFFFTWGVFLPYWTGWLTIEKGLSVTAASFIMGAGMIARSLSTFLIFPYLTRKISMIRVMKWISLTALILTLLYLPDSPFIVLLIITVLFSAIYPMILPAVESGASILMQIEGIHYGKSRSFGSIGYTIALLLIGAATAIWTEQAILYIMIVGLTILTLFFMRPAPKALQLNPVHDDTTKQAINFKSLLTSKEFAIILLLAILLQGAHASYYNFGFIFLDNLGVNGLYIGIILNIAVLFEILFFTRADRLLANLKVSTMFLIAGIGSTVRWILIALFPYISVFIGTQILHALSFGVAHFAFIKFISQKLPHDQLATAQGMYAAFAMSLSTAILTFLGGYLYDVSPRLAFLGMIICSIPAIIIVLMTRKKYAY
- a CDS encoding M15 family metallopeptidase, producing the protein MKRKNNYTNKKKKGKALTITLIISGFIMTGLLIGLGMNDWDVEKSIKKGQEVIGMSVANGDEDAAHETEPTELPDLVEQPDADETKEEDEPGKVQEVTPESPSKPTKNNGAGSGTEVKPNSAIDNGGYIEGQTLPKEPKFVKGILLANKKYPLPATYAPGEDKKARGAFERMAAEAKLTGFNLNAFSTYRSFEYQTTLYERYVARDGEKAADTYSARPGYSEHQTGLAFDIGEVNFEQHFASSSFGETEAGKWVAANAHRFGFVMRYPVGKEQITGYMHESWHFRYVGLEIADEIFKKNLTLEEYLGVQ